GGCGCGGGCCGCCGCACAGGGCGGCGGTGCGCCGGGCCCGGCGGCCCAGCCCCCCGCGCCTCCCGCCGCCGCACCGCCTCCCCACCGCCGAGCCCGCCCCTGACCCCGAGCCCACCCGGCCCCGGCTCCCCAGAAGCGGCGGCCGGCCCGGCGCCTGGCCCGGTGCGGCGACGCCCGGCGCGCCCGCCCCGGCCGCTCCCGAGCCCGCCCGCAAGCCCGGCGGCTGGCCCACCGCGTCGGCCCCCGGGCGCGGCCCGCAGGCCGCCGAGCCCGCTGCGGCGGCGACCCCTCCGGCGTACGAACCGGCGGGACCGGCAGCCCCCGCCGGCGGTCCCGTCATGACCCAGGGCGCCGGCCAGGTGCGGAACATGTGGCCGGACATTCTGGAGGCGGTGAAGAACCGCCGCCGCTTCACCTGGATCCTGCTCAGTCAGAACGCGCAGGTAGCGGGCTTCGACGGGACCACCCTCCAGCTCGGCTTCCTCAACGCGGGCGCCCGTGACAACTTCGCGAGCAGCGGCAGCGAGGAAGTGCTCAAGCAGGCGCTCTCCGAGCAGTTCCACGTGCAGTGGAAGATCGAGGCGATCATCGATCCCTCGGGCGGTACCCCGCAGCCGCCGGCTCCCGGCGGCAACAACCCCGGCGGCGGCGGAGGTTACGGAGGCGGAGCCGGGGGCGGCGGGGGAGGTTACGGAGGCGGTGGCGCCGGAGGTTACGGCGGCGGGGACGGCGGCACCAGACCCCAGGCACCCGCCCCCTCCCAGCGGCCCGCACCGCCCGCCCAGTCCGCCTCCTCCGGGGCGGGTTCCGGCTCCGTGATGTCCGGCGCCTACGCACCCGCCGTCCCGGCACCCACCGTCCCCGGCCCCGCGACGCCGGAACAGCGCCGCCCGTCGGACACGGCCCCGGCCCCCCGGCACGTCGCCCCCGAGGACGACACTCCTGAAGAGGACGACGCCGACCTCGTCGACTCCGCGCTCTCCGGGCACGACCTGATCGTCCGCGAGCTGGGCGCCACCGTCGTCGAGGAGTATCCGAACGACTAGCGGGTGTCCCATCACGACGCCCGCCGGTCCGCCCGCGGGTCCGGCCGCCGGACGGCAGGTCGGTCACGGACCCCGTCCCGGCTAGGCTGCCCCCCGTGAAGGTCCTAGTCATCGGCGGCGGTGCCCGCGAACACGCCCTGTGCCGCTCTCTGTCCCTCGATCCCGACGTCACCGCCCTGCACTGCGCGCCGGGCAACGCCGGCATCGCCGAAGTTGCCCAGCTGCACGCGGTCGACGCCATGGACGGCGCGGCCGTCGCCCGGCTCGCCACCGAGCTGGAGGCCCGGCTCGTCGTCGTCGGACCCGAGGCGCCGCTCGTCGCCGGGGTCGCCGACGCCGTACGGGACGCGGGCATCGCCTGCTTCGGCCCGTCCGCCGAGGCCGCGCGGCTGGAGGGCTCCAAGGCCTTCGCCAAGGACGTCATGGCCGCGGCCGGCGTCCCCACCGGGCGTAGTTACGTCTGTACGACCCCGGAGGAGATCGACAAGGCCCTCGACGCCTTCGGTGCCCCCTTCGTCGTCAAGGACGACGGTCTCGCCGCCGGCAAGGGCGTGGTCGTGACCGACGACATCGCCGCCGCCCGCGAGCACGCGCTCGCCTGTGGCCGCGTCGTCATCGAGGAGTTCCTCGACGGCCCCGAGGTCTCCCTCTTCGCCGTCACCGACGGCCGTACCGTCCTCCCGCTGCGCCCCGCCCAGGACTTCAAGCGGGCGCTCGACGGCGACGAGGGCCCCAACACCGGTGGCATGGGCGCCTACTCGCCGCTCCCGTGGGCCGACCCCAAGCTGGTCGACGAGGTCATGGAGACGGTGCTCCAGCCGACCGTCGACGAACTGCGCCGCCGTGGCACGCCCTTCGCCGGGCTGCTGTACGCGGGCCTGGCGATCACCGGCCGCGGTGTGCGGGTCATCGAGTTCAACGCCCGTTTCGGGGACCCCGAGACACAGGTGGTCCTGGCCCGGCTGAGGACCCCGCTCGCCGGTGTCCTGCTGGCCGCCGCCGAGGGACGTCTCGCCGATCAGCCGTCGCTGGCCTGGCGCGACGACGCGGCGGTCACGGTCGTCGTGGCCTCGCACAACTACCCCGGTACGCCGCGCACCGGAGACCCGATCGAGGGCCTGGCCGACGTCGTTGCGCAGGATGCGCCCCACGCGTACGTCCTGCACGCCGGGACACGGCTGGCCGACGACAACAGCACGGTCCTGAGCGCCGGTGGGCGTGTCCTGTCGGTCACGGCGACCGGCAAGGATCTCGGGCAGGCGCGGGAGCGGGCGTACGCGGCCGTGGACCGGATCCGCCTGGACGGTTCCCAGCACCGTACGGACATCGCCCGCGAGGCCGCCGAAGCCTGACCGCCTACCGCCTGACCCGGCCGATCCGGCGGGCCCGCCGATCCGGCGGATCCGGCCGGTCGGTCGGGGCCGGGACGTCTCCGTCCCGGCTCGGCGCCCCCGTATGGACACCGGCCCCCTTGGCACACCGCCCCCCAGCACCCCGCCCCGGAACCCGCACCCCAAAACACCCGCGCGTCAGCACCTTTGCCCAAAGCCATTCCATCGAGTGACGGTTAGCCCATCCGAATGACCCCCGCCGGGGCCCCAACTATGGTGCGGCGCAAGCGTTCGGGCACTTGGCCCACCGGCATTGCGATGTCAGTGGCGGGTGCCACAGTGGGGGAGTGAGCAAATCCGCCGCAGTGCTGGCAGAGGGGGTGAGATCCGGACGTGTCCGGTTCAGGTGTCGGTGAGGAGATCGGCGTCCAGGGCGCCAGGTCCAGGGCTGTCGGCGTGCTGCGTGTGCGCGGCAGGGCCATGGCCGTCGCGCTGCTGCCCGCCGCCGCGGCTGTCGTCCTGCTCGCGGGCGGGGCCACGGGCCGTCTGACCGGCGGGAGTTGGGACGCCGCGCGCTGGATCGTGACGGGTCTCGCCGTTCTCGTGCTGCTGTGCGCGGCGGCCGTCGCCGTCGTGATCGCCAGAGCCAGACCCGCCCTCAGCCCCACCGTGGAGATCGCCGAGCGGTCCGCCCCCGACCTGTATCGGCTGGTGCGGGATCTGGCCGAGCGGCTGGACGTGCCCGCGCCCTCAGCCATAGCTCTGACCCCCGACTGCGACAGTTGGCTGGAGGACCGTACGCACCCCGCGCACGCCCCCGTCGACGCCCCGAACGGCCTATCCGGTACGGGTGCCGGCACCGGCACCCGACACGCCCCCGGCTCCCCCAACGGGACAGCCGTCGGCCCCGGCCGTCACCGCATCCCCGCCGCACCCGTCCTCGTGATCGGCTCGCCCTTCCTGTGGTGGATGCGGGTCGCCGAGCTGCGTGCCGTGCTGGCGCCTGTCGTGGCCGGTACGGGACCGGCGTCGCACCCCGACATAGCCGCCGCCCGTCGCTTCGTACGGGGCCTAGACGCCGCCGCGGCGCTCTCGGGCCGCCCTGGCCTCGGGCTGATACGCCGGGCCGCGTTCGCAGTCGTCGGCCGGACGGCCCGCCTGATGCTGCGCGCCTGCGGCGAGCACGCCGCGCTGATGGAGCGCGGTGTCGCCACCGCCGCGTCCGAGCGCGCACAGAGTGTGGATTACGGCCTGCGGATAGCCGCCCAGGAGCAGGTCGGCCTCGCCTACGCGGGCTGGGACCGGCTGCTGACCCGTGTCGCCCTGCCTGCCTGGCGGATGGGCCGCTGGCCGTCCCGGCTCGATGTCGGAGTCGTATCGGCGCTGACCGAGCTCTCGCGGCGTGACCGGCTGGCCGACGGCTTCACCTCCCGGCTCGGCGAGCGACCCGCCTGCGATCTGCTCGAAGAGCCCGGCGCGGTCGACGAGGCCGCGTCCCTGCTGGCCGCGCGCCTCTTCCACGGCGGCCCGGCCGCCGCCGGCCCCGACTGGTCCCCGGTCGACTGGCAGCAGTATCCGGAAGAGGTCGTCGACCGTAAGTGGCGTACGGAAGCGGCCAGGCTGCACCGCGTCCTGGACGACATGGGCGTCCGTCCCTCCGCCCGGCCGGGGGAGTCCGCGGCCGACCCCTCGGCCGCCCGCGTGCTCGGCCCCACGCTGGACCGGGTCATGGACCATCTCGCCGGACGGGGCGAGGAGGCGGGCGACGCCCTGGCCGCCGGGATCAGCGCCGAGGTGGCGCGCGAGGAGGCCGCGGCCGTGCCGTCCCTCCCGGCGCCCGCCCCGATCGCGGGCACGGCCGGCGACGCCCTGGCGTTCCGTGGGACGGACCCGCTCCCGCTGCTCCCGCTCCTGCCGCCGCGTACGGGCCGCGAGCTGCTCGCCGATCACGTCACGGCGATGGTCTGCTGCGCGGCCGTGGACACGGCGGGTGCGGCCCCCGGTCTCGACTGGCTCGACGGCCCGGCCCTGCTGATGGGCGGCAAGCGCCGCACGGACCTGGCGGGCGGGGTGCTGAGCCTGGTGGAGGACGGCGACGTGGAGCCGCTGCGGACATGGCTGGCCTCGACGGGCGTACGTTCGGAGAAACCGGTCCGTCTGGTGTGAATTCGCTCACCCTCAACAGGGCGGAACGCCCGGCCCGGACACGCCGAAGGCGCCGCGTCCCGCCCACGATCCGCCCATGAACCGCCCGCGCCACGACACGAACCACCCGCGAACCGCCCGGCAAACCGCCCGGCGGGGCCCGCGAACCAACCGGCGAGGCCCCGGCGAACCGCCCGGTGAGCGCCACGCACCACCCAACCCACCGTCCGAATCCGGGTGTTCCGTTCACTTCCATTCGCGACGAACGGTGACGGAGCGCGTGCGTAATGTGATGTGCTGGGGGTCGAGGCTGCCACGGTCCGCCCCAACGGCGGTCCGCCCACCGGCAGTCGGCCAACCACCAAGACCCGGACGGGGATTCCAGGGAGGGGCGCGCCAATGTGCGCCGATCACATCCGACGGTGGGAGTCGGGCGCGCTCGCCCACGCCGTCTCAGACCCCTTCGGCCAGGGACCGGTGCCCTGGCTGCGCGGCAGCGAGACCTATTTCGACGACACGGGCCAGGTCGTCCCCTGGTACGCGGACCCGACGCTCGGGCGCGACCGCGGCGGCACCCGTACCGCCGACGACGTCCACCGCCAGATCAAGGGCTTCGCCTCCACCGGCGCCGCCGCGCCCGGCGAGTCGATCGACTTCCACGTCACCGTCGATCCGCCCCAGCCGTTCGCCGTGGACATCTACCGGATCGGGCACTACGGCGGCGAGGGCGCCCGCAAGATCACCACCAGCCCCCGCCTCTCCGGCATCGTCCAGCCCGCCCCGCTCGCCGCCGAGCGCACGGTCTCCTGCCATCACTGGTGGCTCTCCTGGCGCCTCCAGATCCCGTCGTACTGGTCGCTCGGCGCGTACGTCGCCGTCCTCACCACCACCGACGGCTACCGTTCCCACATCCCCTTCACGGTCCGCGACAGCCACCCCGCCGACCTGCTCCTGCTGCTGCCCGACATCACCTGGCAGGCGTACAACCTCTACCCGGAGGACGGCCATCTCGGCGCCAGCCTCTACCACGCCTGGGACGAGCGGGGCCGGCTCCTC
This window of the Streptomyces niveus genome carries:
- the purD gene encoding phosphoribosylamine--glycine ligase, with product MKVLVIGGGAREHALCRSLSLDPDVTALHCAPGNAGIAEVAQLHAVDAMDGAAVARLATELEARLVVVGPEAPLVAGVADAVRDAGIACFGPSAEAARLEGSKAFAKDVMAAAGVPTGRSYVCTTPEEIDKALDAFGAPFVVKDDGLAAGKGVVVTDDIAAAREHALACGRVVIEEFLDGPEVSLFAVTDGRTVLPLRPAQDFKRALDGDEGPNTGGMGAYSPLPWADPKLVDEVMETVLQPTVDELRRRGTPFAGLLYAGLAITGRGVRVIEFNARFGDPETQVVLARLRTPLAGVLLAAAEGRLADQPSLAWRDDAAVTVVVASHNYPGTPRTGDPIEGLADVVAQDAPHAYVLHAGTRLADDNSTVLSAGGRVLSVTATGKDLGQARERAYAAVDRIRLDGSQHRTDIAREAAEA